A genomic region of Arachis stenosperma cultivar V10309 chromosome 9, arast.V10309.gnm1.PFL2, whole genome shotgun sequence contains the following coding sequences:
- the LOC130950821 gene encoding acetylornithine aminotransferase, mitochondrial, producing the protein MSTIHICLNHSISQSSYNIRKLFNLEREKASARGRAAVIRTNCKGVVPKACLNVDVEAASAGKVGSAKANAVIEMEGKYLVGTYARAPVVLERGQGCKVYDVEGREYLDLSAGIAVNALGHGDAEWLKAVISQAGTLTHVSNMYYTIPQIELAKRLVACSFADRVFFANSGTEANEAAIKFARKYQRHTCTDGKAPATEFIAFSNCFHGRTMGALALTSKVHYRAPFEPVMPGVTFLEYGNADAAIERIKQGNIAAVFVEPIQGEGGIYSATREFLESLRRACDETGALLVFDEVQCGLGRSGYLWAHEAYGVFPDIMTLAKPLAGGLPIGTVLVTERVASAINYGDHGSTFAGNPLVCNAALAVLDKISKPEFLSSVCKKGLYFKDLLKQKLGGNRHVREIRGLGLIIGIDLDVPASPLVDACRNSGLLVLTAGKGNVVRLVPPLIITEQEIEQAAEILSQALPVLDEDNQK; encoded by the exons ATGAGTACCATTCACATTTGTCTGAACCATTCAATTTCTCAATCATCTTACAACATTAGGAAACTATTCAATTTGGAGAGAGAAAAAGCTTCGGCCAGAGGAAGAGCAGCAGTTATTCGAACGAATTGCAAAGGGGTTGTTCCGAAGGCATGCCTTAATGTGGATGTTGAAGCAGCTAGTGCCGGGAAGGTAGGATCAGCAAAGGCTAATGCAGTGATTGAGATGGAAGGGAAGTATTTAGTGGGAACGTATGCTAGAGCACCTGTGGTTCTTGAGAGGGGGCAAGGTTGTAAGGTATATGATGTCGAGGGGCGAGAGTATTTGGATTTGAGTGCCGGGATTGCTGTCAATGCACTTGGGCATGGGGATGCAGAATGGTTGAAAGCAGTCATATCACAAGCCGGCACCCTTACTCATGTCAGCAATATGTATTATACAATTCCTCAG ATAGAACTAGCAAAGCGTCTAGTGGCTTGTTCTTTTGCTGATCGTGTATTTTTCGCTAATTCCGGAACCGAAGCTAACGAAGCAGCTATTAAATTTGCAAGAAAGTATCAGAGGCATACATGTACTGACGGAAAAGCACCGGCAACAGAATTTATAGCCTTTAGCAATTGTTTCCATGGGAGAACAATGGGAGCACTTGCTTTGACTAGTAAAGTGCATTACAGAGCACCTTTTGAACCTGTTATGCCTGGGGTGACATTTTTAGAGTATGGAAATGCAGATGCTGCAATAGAACGGATTAAGCAGGGGAATATTGCTGCAGTTTTTGTCGAGCCAATCCAAGGAGAAGGTGGAATATACAGTGCCACAAGAGAATTTTTAGAGTCTCTACGCCGAGCTTGTGATGAAACTGGGGCACTTCTTGTGTTTGATGAG GTCCAATGTGGTCTAGGTCGATCTGGGTATCTTTGGGCACATGAAGCATATGGTGTCTTCCCAGATATCATGACCCTTGCCAAGCCTCTCGCCGGCGGTCTGCCCATTGGAACGGTCCTAGTGACCGAGAGAGTCGCGTCGGCTATAAATTATGGTGACCATGGAAGTACTTTTGCAGGAAACCCTCTAGTGTGTAATGCTGCTCTTGCTGTTTTGGATAAAATCTCAAAACCTGAGTTCCTCTCTTCTGTATGCAAGAAAGGCCTATATTTCAAAGACCTACTTAAGCAGAAGTTAGGAGGAAACAGACATGTCAGAGAAATCCGTGGTCTTGGCCTAATCATAGGGATCGATCTAGATGTACCTGCCTCGCCCCTTGTCGACGCGTGCCGAAATTCCGGCCTCCTGGTATTAACGGCTGGAAAAGGAAATGTTGTTAGGCTTGTTCCACCATTGATCATAACTGAGCAGGAGATTGAGCAAGCAGCTGAAATTCTATCCCAAGCTTTGCCAGTTCTTGATGAGGATAATCAAAAGTAA
- the LOC130951401 gene encoding uncharacterized protein LOC130951401, whose protein sequence is MHHKKSEVQIGKESSGVSSDFIFNQPTHQTQTATTYKRPLLTQSLSKSPTLYQLATSSAAAAASSSSSKSDNNNRIQLLLNRIQLVANRIQFQLPSIRGLRFHVTIVILSFFVFYLIIVFFPDSFLLLLEFVSAVSAAGALLFSLQLALPRLPSSIRRFRPRPLLPVFWAVGRKKQKQQGSSYGGSTGFREQVFSNGDVYQGEIRKGKCWGSGVYYYSMSGRYEGDWVDGKYEGFGVETWARGSRYKGQFKMGLRHGFGVYRFYTGDVYAGEWSSGQSHGCGVHTCDDGSKYVGEFKWGVKHGLGHYHFRNGDTYAGEYFADKMHGFGVYRFANDHLYEGTWHEGRRQGLGMYTFRNGENQSGHWQNGVLDVPSTQNAMYPVSPVGVNHSRILNAVQEARRAAEKAYDVAKVDERVNRAVAAANRAANAARLAALKAVQKQMHPNVNTESIRVPIV, encoded by the exons ATGCATCATAAGAAATCCGAAGTTCAGATCGGAAAAGAAAGCAGTGGCGTCTCTTCCGATTTCATTTTCAATCAACCAACTCACCAAACTCAAACCGCCACAACTTACAAGAGACCACTCTTGACCCAATCCCTCTCCAAATCCCCAACCCTCTACCAACTAGCAACGTCTtcggcggcggcggcggcgtCGTCGTCGTCATCCAAAAGTGATAACAATAACAGAATTCAGTTATTGCTTAACAGAATTCAGTTAGTCGCTAACAGAATTCAGTTTCAGTTACCTTCGATTCGCGGCCTGAGGTTCCACGTCACCATCGTTATCCTCTCGTTCTTTGTGTTCTATCTGATTATCGTTTTCTTTCCCGACAGCTTCTTGCTCCTTCTTGAGTTCGTCTCCGCCGTCTCTGCCGCCGGGGCCTTGCTCTTTTCCCTTCAATTAGCCCTCCCACGCCTCCCATCCTCCATCCGCCGATTCAGGCCGCGGCCGCTGCTGCCGGTCTTCTGGGCCGTGGGGAGGAAGAAACAGAAACAGCAGGGCTCCTCCTACGGTGGATCCACGGGTTTTCGGGAACAGGTGTTCTCGAACGGCGACGTTTACCAGGGGGAGATAAGGAAGGGGAAGTGTTGGGGGAGTGGGGTTTATTATTATAGTATGAGTGGGAGGTATGAAGGGGATTGGGTGGATGGGAAGTATGAGGGTTTTGGGGTGGAGACATGGGCCAGAGGGAGCAGGTATAAAGGGCAGTTTAAGATGGGATTGAGGCACGGTTTCGGGGTTTATAGATTCTACACTGGGGATGTTTATGCCGGGGAGTGGTCGAGTGGCCAGAGCCATGGCTGTGGAGTTCATACTTGTGATGATGGGAGCAAGTATGTTGGGGAGTTCAAGTGGGGGGTTAAGCATGGTCTTGGACACTACCATTTCAG AAATGGGGATACATATGCTGGTGAATACTTTGCGGACAAAATGCATGGATTTGGGGTATATCGATTCGCAAACGACCATCTTTATGAAGGAACCTGGCATGAGGGTAGAAGGCAAGGACTCGGAATGTATACGTTCAGAAATGGGGAAAACCAATCTGGTCATTGGCAAAATGGAGTTCTTGATGTCCCAAGCACACAGAATGCCATGTATCCAGTTTCTCCCGTTGGTGTCAATCATTCTAGAATACTTAATGCAGTGCAG GAAGCAAGGCGAGCAGCTGAGAAGGCATACGATGTGGCCAAGGTAGATGAAAGGGTGAATCGAGCAGTAGCGGCCGCGAATAGAGCAGCCAATGCAGCTAGGCTAGCCGCGCTCAAGGCTGTGCAGAAACAAATGCATCCCAATGTTAACACAGAGAGCATTAGAGTCCCCATTGTGTAA
- the LOC130950793 gene encoding 60S ribosomal protein L37a — MTKRTKKAGIVGKYGTRYGASLRKQIKKMEVSQHSKFFCEFCGKYAVKRKAVGIWGCKDCGKVKAGGAYTLNTASAVTVRSTIRRLREQTES, encoded by the exons ATg ACGAAGAGAACCAAGAAGGCCGGTATCGTTGGGAAATACG GCACCCGATATGGTGCTAGTTTAAGGAAGCAGATTAAGAAGATGGAAGTCAGCCAGCACAGCAAATTTTTCTGTGAGTTTTGCGGAAAG TATGCTGTTAAGAGAAAGGCTGTTGGTATTTGGGGATGCAAAGACTGCGGAAAGGTGAAGGCTGGAGGTGCCTACACTTTGAA TACTGCGAGTGCCGTGACTGTTAGGAGCACAATTCGGAGGCTGAGGGAGCAGACTGAGAGTTAA